In Paramisgurnus dabryanus chromosome 7, PD_genome_1.1, whole genome shotgun sequence, the following are encoded in one genomic region:
- the cep20 gene encoding centrosomal protein 20 — translation MATVTELKSALKETLETRGVLQQLKARIRAEVFSALDDQSTPRPPLSNENLLINELIREYLDFNKYRYTASVLTAESGQPEVPLDRHFMANELNVAEDASSKTVPLLYGFLHHFLSSKEENKGKVLLRGSTTHSHLNAESSP, via the exons ATGGCAACCGTAACTGAGTTGAAAAGCG CTTTGAAAGAGACCCTCGAGACTCGCGGTGTCCTCCAGCAGCTGAAGGCGAGGATCCGGGCAGAGGTGTTCAGCGCCCTGGATGATCAGAGTACCCCCCGACCGCCTCTCTCCAACGAGAACCTGCTGATCAATGAACTCATCCGAGAATACTTGGACTTCAACAAGTATAGATACACAGCGTCTGTACTGACCGCAG AATCGGGTCAACCTGAAGTTCCCCTGGACCGTCATTTCATGGCCAATGAGCTCAATGTTGCAGAAGATGCAAGTAGCAAAACAGT GCCATTGCTGTACGGCTTCCTCCATCATTTCCTCAGCAGTAAGGAAGAGAACAAGGGAAAAGTCTTATTGAGAGGCTCAACAACACATAGCCATCTTAATGCAGAGTCATCACCCTGA